A genomic window from Streptomyces sp. NBC_00234 includes:
- the treS gene encoding maltose alpha-D-glucosyltransferase — translation MIVNEPVHDTFEDTPAKDRDPDWFKRAVFYEVLVRSFQDSNGDGIGDLKGITAKLDYLQWLGVDCLWLPPFFKSPLRDGGYDVSDYTAVLPEFGDLADFVEFVDAAHQRGMRVIIDFVMNHTSDQHDWFQQSRTDPDGPYGDYYVWADDDKQFQDARIIFVDTETSNWTFDPVRKQYYWHRFFSHQPDLNYENPAVQEEIISALRFWLDLGIDGFRLDAVPYLYQRENTNCENLPEAHAFLKRVRKEIDANYPDTVLLAEANQWPEDVVDYFGDFQSGGDECHMAFHFPVMPRIFMAVRRESRYPVSEILAKTPAIPKNCQWGIFLRNHDELTLEMVTDEERDYMYAEYAKDPRMRANIGIRRRLAPLLDNDRNQIELFTALLLSLPGSPILYYGDEIGMGDNIWLGDRDAVRTPMQWTPDRNAGFSSSDPGRLYLPTIMDPVYGYQVTNVEASMASPSSLLHWTRRMIEIRKQNHAFGTGSYTELPSSNPAVLAFIREAPPNGDGTDDLVLCVHNFSRFAQPTELDLRAYNGRHPVELIGGVRFPAIGQWPYLLTLAGHGFYWFRLRKDPPVA, via the coding sequence ATGATCGTCAACGAGCCCGTCCACGACACGTTCGAGGACACTCCCGCCAAGGACCGCGATCCCGACTGGTTCAAGCGCGCCGTCTTCTACGAGGTCCTCGTCCGGTCCTTCCAGGACTCCAACGGCGACGGCATCGGCGACCTCAAGGGCATCACCGCCAAACTCGACTATCTGCAGTGGCTGGGCGTCGACTGCCTCTGGCTGCCGCCGTTCTTCAAGTCGCCGCTGCGCGACGGCGGTTACGACGTCTCCGACTACACCGCCGTCCTGCCGGAGTTCGGTGACCTCGCCGACTTCGTCGAGTTCGTCGACGCCGCGCACCAGCGCGGCATGCGCGTGATCATCGACTTCGTCATGAACCACACGAGCGATCAGCACGACTGGTTCCAGCAGTCCCGCACGGACCCCGACGGGCCGTACGGCGACTACTACGTCTGGGCCGACGACGACAAGCAGTTCCAGGACGCCCGGATCATCTTCGTCGACACCGAGACGTCCAACTGGACCTTCGACCCGGTGCGCAAGCAGTACTACTGGCACCGGTTCTTCTCCCACCAGCCAGATCTCAACTACGAGAACCCGGCGGTCCAGGAAGAGATCATCTCGGCGCTGCGCTTCTGGCTGGACCTCGGCATCGACGGCTTCCGCCTCGACGCCGTGCCGTATCTCTACCAGCGCGAGAACACCAACTGCGAGAACCTCCCCGAGGCCCACGCCTTCCTCAAGCGGGTCCGCAAGGAGATCGACGCCAACTACCCGGACACCGTGCTGCTGGCCGAGGCCAACCAGTGGCCGGAGGACGTCGTCGACTACTTCGGCGACTTCCAGTCCGGCGGCGACGAGTGCCACATGGCGTTCCACTTCCCCGTGATGCCCCGCATCTTCATGGCCGTACGGCGCGAGAGCCGCTACCCGGTCTCGGAAATCCTGGCGAAGACCCCGGCGATCCCGAAGAACTGCCAGTGGGGGATCTTCCTGCGCAACCACGACGAGCTCACGCTCGAAATGGTCACGGACGAAGAGCGCGACTACATGTACGCGGAGTACGCCAAGGACCCGAGGATGCGGGCCAATATCGGCATCCGCCGCCGGCTGGCACCCCTCCTGGACAACGACCGGAACCAGATCGAGCTGTTCACGGCCCTGCTGCTGTCCCTGCCCGGCTCCCCGATCCTCTACTACGGGGACGAGATCGGGATGGGCGACAACATCTGGCTCGGCGACCGCGACGCCGTACGCACCCCGATGCAGTGGACCCCCGACCGGAACGCCGGCTTCTCCTCCAGTGATCCGGGGCGGCTGTACCTCCCCACGATCATGGACCCGGTCTACGGCTACCAGGTCACCAACGTCGAGGCGTCGATGGCCTCGCCGTCCTCGCTGCTGCACTGGACGCGGCGGATGATCGAGATCCGCAAGCAGAACCACGCGTTCGGAACGGGCTCGTACACGGAGCTGCCGTCCTCGAACCCGGCTGTGCTGGCCTTCATCCGGGAAGCTCCGCCGAACGGTGACGGCACCGACGATCTGGTGCTCTGCGTCCACAACTTCTCGCGGTTCGCACAGCCGACGGAGCTGGATCTGCGGGCGTACAACGGGCGTCATCCGGTGGAACTGATCGGCGGGGTGCGCTTCCCCGCCATCGGCCAGTGGCCCTACCTGCTCACTCTCGCGGGACACGGCTTCTACTGGTTCCGGCTGCGGAAGGACCCGCCCGTCGCCTGA
- a CDS encoding NAD(P)-dependent oxidoreductase, with product MTMVSMTTHTNSSATPVTVIGLGAMGQALAGAFLDAGHPLTVWNRSAGRDDALVARGAHRAGSAEEAVRAAGLVVVCVVDYDAAQKILDPLAEALAGRVLVNLTSDTPERARDAAAWAASHSVDYLDGAIMVPVPVIGGPEALIFYAGARAAYERHESVLKALGTPAAFLGEDHGLAAAYDMAMLDFFYGAMGGLVHAFALARAEGVEAAALAPYLNTIAGILPPIAASTAADIDSRTYDGAGANLAMMTASLDHILHTAHRHGLDAAQLEAVKAVSDRAIARGHGRDSWASTVEALGGA from the coding sequence ATGACCATGGTGTCCATGACGACGCACACGAACAGTTCCGCCACTCCTGTCACGGTCATCGGTCTCGGAGCGATGGGGCAGGCCCTTGCCGGGGCCTTCCTGGACGCCGGCCATCCCCTCACTGTCTGGAACCGTTCCGCGGGCCGGGACGACGCACTCGTCGCCCGTGGCGCGCACCGCGCCGGGTCGGCCGAAGAGGCCGTCCGGGCCGCCGGTCTCGTCGTGGTCTGCGTGGTCGACTACGACGCCGCGCAGAAGATCCTGGATCCGCTGGCGGAAGCCCTGGCCGGGCGGGTCCTGGTCAACCTCACCTCCGACACCCCGGAGCGCGCCCGGGACGCGGCTGCCTGGGCCGCGTCCCACTCCGTCGACTACCTCGACGGCGCGATCATGGTGCCAGTCCCCGTCATCGGCGGACCGGAGGCGCTGATCTTCTACGCCGGGGCCCGGGCGGCGTACGAGCGCCACGAGTCCGTCCTCAAGGCACTCGGCACGCCCGCCGCCTTCCTCGGCGAGGACCACGGGCTGGCCGCCGCCTACGACATGGCGATGCTCGACTTCTTCTACGGCGCCATGGGCGGCCTGGTGCACGCCTTCGCGCTGGCCCGCGCCGAGGGGGTGGAGGCCGCGGCACTCGCGCCGTACCTGAACACGATCGCCGGCATCCTGCCGCCGATCGCGGCGTCCACGGCCGCGGACATCGACTCCCGGACGTACGACGGGGCGGGCGCCAACCTCGCCATGATGACCGCGAGCCTCGACCACATCCTGCACACCGCGCACCGGCACGGCCTGGACGCGGCCCAGCTGGAGGCGGTGAAGGCGGTCTCCGACCGGGCGATCGCGCGGGGCCACGGCCGTGACTCCTGGGCGAGCACGGTCGAGGCCCTGGGCGGCGCGTGA
- the glgB gene encoding 1,4-alpha-glucan branching enzyme → MTARKPSRKTSDPIEVPPVQQPVTTEVSAPAAPAVPTAPAATASAAPAASAPPAKRTRAKRTGATPPRPRRGGGSKGVLPAVAMDGGDRARLLAGEHHAPHDLLGAHQTRGGVEFRALRPFARSVTVLAKGLRAELHEDGDGFFSGVLPMSAVPEYQLAVAYEDNEIEVHDPYRFLPALGDLDLHLIGEGRHEELWTALGAQPMEHQGVTGTRFTVWAPNARGVRVTGDFNYWDGKGFPMRSLGSSGVWELFVPAVGEGTLYKFDICRPDGSHTLRADPMARQAEVPPANASVVTASHYEWQDADWMAHRGDRPVHEAPFSVYEVHLPSWRPGLTYRQLATQLPAYVRDLGFTHVELMPVSEHPFGGSWGYQVTGFYAPTSRMGGPDDFRHLVDSLHRAGIGVIADWVPAHFPRDDWALAEFDGRPLYEHSDPNRAAHPDWGTLEFDFGRKEVRNFLVSNATYWCEEFHIDGLRVDAVASMLYLDYSREDGGWSPNERGGRENLDAVAFLQEMNATVYRRNPGVVTIAEESTAWDGVTRATHHVGPGGFGGLGFGLKWNMGWMHDSLDYVSKEPVHRKYHHHEMTFSMVYAYSENYVLPISHDEVVHGKQALVSKMPGDWWQQRANHRAYLGFMWAHPGKQLLFMGQEFAQGAEWSEGHGPDWWLLDPSYEASADHRGVRTLVSDLNAVYGAVPALWQRDTVPEGFVWVDGDASEDNVFAFLRYDADGSPLLAISHFSPVVRHDYRIGVPEGFESWVEVLNTDSARYGGGDVRNEEPLKPEAVASHGRQSSVLLTLPPLATVYFRPA, encoded by the coding sequence GTGACCGCCCGCAAGCCGTCCCGCAAAACGTCGGACCCCATCGAGGTCCCGCCCGTCCAGCAGCCGGTGACCACCGAGGTCTCCGCCCCGGCCGCACCCGCCGTCCCCACGGCACCGGCCGCAACCGCGAGCGCGGCCCCCGCGGCCAGCGCGCCGCCGGCCAAGCGGACCCGGGCCAAGCGGACCGGCGCCACCCCGCCCCGCCCCCGGCGCGGTGGCGGCAGCAAGGGCGTCCTGCCCGCCGTCGCCATGGACGGCGGGGACCGGGCCCGGCTGCTCGCCGGTGAGCACCACGCCCCGCACGACCTGCTGGGCGCGCACCAGACCCGGGGCGGCGTGGAGTTCCGCGCGCTGCGCCCCTTCGCACGGTCGGTGACCGTGCTCGCCAAGGGTCTCCGGGCGGAACTCCACGAGGACGGCGACGGCTTCTTCTCCGGGGTCCTGCCGATGTCCGCCGTCCCCGAGTACCAGCTCGCGGTCGCCTACGAGGACAACGAGATCGAGGTCCACGACCCGTACCGCTTCCTGCCCGCGCTCGGCGATCTCGACCTGCATCTGATCGGCGAGGGCCGGCACGAGGAGCTGTGGACCGCTCTGGGCGCTCAGCCGATGGAGCACCAGGGGGTCACCGGTACCCGCTTCACCGTGTGGGCGCCGAACGCCCGCGGGGTGCGGGTCACGGGTGACTTCAACTACTGGGACGGCAAGGGCTTCCCGATGCGTTCGCTCGGCTCCTCGGGCGTGTGGGAGCTGTTCGTCCCGGCGGTCGGCGAGGGCACGCTGTACAAGTTCGACATCTGCCGCCCCGACGGCTCGCACACCCTGCGCGCCGACCCGATGGCCCGGCAGGCGGAGGTGCCTCCCGCCAATGCCTCGGTGGTCACGGCCTCGCACTACGAGTGGCAGGACGCGGACTGGATGGCGCACCGGGGCGACCGCCCGGTCCACGAGGCCCCGTTCTCGGTCTACGAGGTCCATCTGCCGTCCTGGCGACCGGGCCTGACGTACCGCCAGCTGGCCACCCAGCTGCCGGCCTACGTGCGCGATCTGGGCTTCACGCACGTCGAGCTGATGCCGGTCTCCGAGCACCCCTTCGGCGGCTCCTGGGGCTACCAGGTCACGGGCTTCTACGCCCCGACCTCGCGCATGGGAGGCCCGGACGACTTCCGTCACCTCGTCGACTCCCTGCACCGGGCGGGCATCGGGGTCATCGCCGACTGGGTACCGGCGCACTTCCCGCGCGACGACTGGGCACTCGCGGAGTTCGACGGCCGTCCGCTGTACGAGCACTCGGACCCGAACCGGGCCGCGCACCCCGACTGGGGCACGCTCGAATTCGACTTCGGCCGCAAGGAGGTCCGCAACTTCCTGGTCTCCAACGCCACGTACTGGTGCGAGGAGTTCCACATCGACGGCCTGCGCGTCGACGCCGTGGCCTCGATGCTCTACCTCGACTACTCCCGCGAGGACGGCGGCTGGTCGCCGAACGAGCGGGGCGGCCGGGAGAACCTGGACGCCGTCGCCTTCCTCCAGGAGATGAACGCGACCGTCTACCGGCGCAACCCCGGCGTCGTCACGATCGCCGAGGAGTCCACGGCCTGGGACGGCGTCACGCGCGCCACCCACCACGTCGGCCCCGGCGGCTTCGGCGGGCTGGGCTTCGGGCTGAAGTGGAACATGGGCTGGATGCACGACTCGCTCGACTACGTGTCGAAGGAGCCGGTGCACCGCAAGTACCACCACCACGAGATGACCTTCTCGATGGTGTACGCGTACAGCGAGAACTACGTCCTGCCGATCTCGCACGACGAGGTCGTGCACGGGAAGCAGGCCCTGGTCAGCAAGATGCCGGGTGACTGGTGGCAGCAGCGCGCCAACCACCGCGCCTACCTCGGCTTCATGTGGGCCCACCCCGGCAAGCAACTCCTGTTCATGGGGCAGGAGTTCGCCCAGGGTGCGGAGTGGTCCGAGGGGCACGGCCCGGACTGGTGGCTGCTCGACCCCTCGTACGAGGCGTCGGCCGACCACCGCGGCGTACGCACGCTGGTGAGTGATCTCAACGCGGTGTACGGGGCCGTGCCCGCGCTCTGGCAGCGCGACACCGTGCCGGAGGGGTTCGTCTGGGTCGACGGGGACGCCTCCGAGGACAACGTGTTCGCGTTTCTCCGCTACGACGCCGACGGTTCGCCGCTGCTGGCGATCTCGCACTTCTCGCCGGTGGTGCGCCACGACTACCGCATCGGCGTACCGGAGGGCTTCGAGAGCTGGGTCGAGGTCCTGAACACCGACTCGGCCCGCTACGGCGGCGGCGACGTACGCAACGAGGAGCCGCTGAAGCCGGAGGCCGTGGCCTCGCACGGCAGGCAGTCCAGTGTGCTCCTGACCCTGCCGCCGCTGGCCACGGTGTACTTCCGGCCGGCCTGA
- a CDS encoding alpha-1,4-glucan--maltose-1-phosphate maltosyltransferase, producing the protein MIGRIPVLDVRPLVDCGRRPAKAVAGETFQVTATVFREGHDAVAANVVLHDPSGRPGPWTPMRELAPGTDRWGADVTPSAEGSWTYTVEAWSDPVATWRHAAQIKIPAGIDTELVLAEGAALYERAAEDVPKQEGREAVLAAADALRDTARPAASRLAAALAPAADEALTRHPLRELVTASRPLPLTVERRRALYGSWYELFPRSEGARTEQIKPPKGAKKGRTGKAAKAQPPATRIISGTFRTAAERLPAVAAMGFDVVYLPPIHPIGTTHRKGADNSLSPGPDDPGVPWAIGSAEGGHDAVHPELGTLDDFDHFVETARTLRMEVALDFALQCSPDHPWVTEHPEWFHHRPDGSIAYAENPPKKYQDIYPIAFDKDLRGLVTESVRILRFWMDHGVRVFRVDNPHTKPVVFWEKVIGEINRTDPDVIFLAEAFTRPAMMRTLAAVGFQQSYTYFTWRNTKQELTEYVTELSGDSASYMRPNFFVNTPDILPGYLQDGGRPAFETRAVLGATLSPSWGVYAGFELCENTPVRSGSEEYLHSEKYEIKPRDWESAEREGRSLAPLITSLNRIRRRHPALQQLRDVHFHSVDNEALIAYSKRSGSNIVLVVVNLDPHHTQEATVSLDMPQLCLDWHERVPVRDELTGDTYHWGRTFYVRLEPGVTPAHIVVLRPSPPTGGSPTP; encoded by the coding sequence ATGATCGGTCGCATTCCCGTCCTCGACGTCCGCCCGCTCGTCGACTGCGGCAGAAGGCCGGCGAAAGCCGTCGCCGGTGAGACCTTCCAGGTCACCGCCACCGTCTTCCGCGAAGGCCATGACGCGGTGGCCGCCAACGTCGTCCTGCACGACCCCAGCGGACGCCCGGGGCCATGGACGCCGATGCGTGAACTGGCGCCCGGAACGGACCGCTGGGGAGCCGACGTCACCCCGTCGGCCGAAGGCAGCTGGACCTACACGGTGGAGGCGTGGAGCGACCCGGTCGCGACCTGGCGGCACGCGGCGCAGATCAAGATCCCCGCGGGCATCGACACCGAACTGGTCCTGGCCGAGGGCGCCGCGCTCTACGAGCGGGCCGCCGAGGACGTACCGAAGCAGGAGGGCCGGGAGGCGGTGCTCGCAGCGGCCGACGCCCTGCGCGACACCGCGCGCCCGGCGGCTTCCCGGCTCGCCGCGGCGCTCGCCCCCGCCGCCGACGAGGCCCTGACCCGCCACCCCCTGCGCGAACTGGTCACCGCCTCACGGCCGCTGCCCCTGACCGTGGAGCGCCGCCGGGCCCTCTACGGCTCCTGGTACGAGCTGTTCCCGCGCTCCGAAGGCGCCAGGACGGAGCAGATCAAGCCGCCGAAGGGCGCGAAGAAGGGCCGGACGGGCAAGGCCGCGAAGGCACAGCCGCCCGCCACCCGGATCATCAGCGGCACCTTCCGCACCGCCGCCGAGCGGCTGCCCGCGGTCGCGGCCATGGGCTTCGACGTCGTGTACCTCCCGCCGATCCACCCCATCGGCACCACCCACCGCAAGGGCGCGGACAACAGCCTCTCCCCCGGCCCGGACGACCCGGGCGTGCCCTGGGCGATCGGCTCGGCCGAGGGCGGCCACGACGCCGTCCACCCCGAGCTCGGCACCCTCGACGACTTCGACCACTTCGTCGAGACCGCCCGCACCCTGCGCATGGAGGTCGCGCTGGACTTCGCCCTCCAGTGCTCCCCCGACCACCCCTGGGTGACCGAACACCCGGAGTGGTTCCACCACCGGCCCGACGGCTCCATCGCCTACGCGGAGAATCCGCCGAAGAAGTACCAGGACATCTATCCGATCGCCTTCGACAAGGATCTGCGGGGGCTGGTCACGGAGTCCGTGCGCATCCTCCGGTTCTGGATGGACCACGGCGTACGCGTCTTCCGCGTCGACAACCCGCACACCAAGCCGGTGGTCTTCTGGGAGAAGGTGATCGGCGAGATCAACCGCACCGATCCCGACGTGATCTTCCTCGCCGAGGCGTTCACCCGCCCCGCGATGATGCGCACGCTCGCCGCGGTCGGCTTCCAGCAGTCGTACACGTACTTCACCTGGCGTAACACCAAGCAGGAACTCACCGAGTACGTCACGGAGCTTTCGGGCGACTCCGCCTCGTACATGCGCCCGAACTTCTTCGTGAACACCCCCGACATCCTTCCCGGTTACCTCCAGGACGGTGGTCGTCCCGCCTTCGAGACGCGGGCCGTCCTGGGCGCGACGCTCTCCCCGTCCTGGGGCGTGTACGCGGGGTTCGAACTGTGCGAGAACACCCCGGTGCGTTCCGGGAGCGAGGAGTACCTGCACTCGGAGAAGTACGAGATCAAGCCCAGGGACTGGGAGTCCGCGGAGCGCGAGGGCCGTTCGCTGGCCCCTCTGATCACCTCGCTCAACCGGATCAGACGACGCCATCCGGCGCTCCAGCAATTGCGCGACGTGCACTTCCACTCCGTCGACAACGAGGCGCTGATCGCGTACAGCAAGCGCTCGGGTTCGAACATCGTTCTGGTGGTCGTCAACCTCGACCCCCACCACACCCAGGAGGCCACGGTCTCGTTGGACATGCCACAGCTCTGCCTCGACTGGCATGAGCGCGTACCGGTGCGCGATGAGCTCACCGGCGACACCTATCACTGGGGCAGGACCTTCTATGTGCGTCTGGAGCCGGGTGTGACACCCGCGCACATCGTCGTTCTGCGACCGTCCCCGCCGACCGGAGGGTCACCCACACCATGA
- a CDS encoding maltokinase N-terminal cap-like domain-containing protein, with translation MSEAASTRVATSKSKTKSTRTSTQPPPQTSPEAVTADSAATGAPGQTSGCVPTSAPAGPVVGPDLLPSLAPLLHAWLPGQRWFAGKGQPVTRFSLVSATEILPVSTSGTGPGLLHLLVRAHQPGLPATAPGDCYQLLLGVRTTLPPLLAPALIGRIQEGPLAGRVVYEGLHDPRVAELLLERFRRPGPLGPLRFDRGAAAIPAGLAPRVLDAEQSNSSLVYGDAFILKIFRRVFPGTNPDLELPLALTREGCGRVPAPVAWFEATTPQPVTLGVLQPFLHGARDGWQLALGALAAGHDFVPEARALGRATAEVHIALAAALPTPALRRSQTRHLVAGMTERLEAAAQAVPALVPYVSGLRAAFDAVAAVGDRASGWAAQRVHGDLHLGQTLCGEDGFWSLIDFEGEPARPLPERRRPQPPVRDVAGMLRSFDYAARSHRPWNAEWAARCRAAYCEGYAQAAGSDPRSEPELLRAYETDKAVYEVLYEARNRPDWLPVPMAAIQRLATATD, from the coding sequence ATGTCGGAGGCTGCATCCACTCGAGTCGCCACGTCGAAGAGTAAAACGAAGAGCACACGAACGAGCACGCAGCCACCTCCGCAGACGAGCCCCGAGGCGGTGACGGCGGACAGCGCCGCCACCGGCGCACCGGGGCAGACGTCCGGATGCGTGCCGACGAGTGCACCGGCCGGCCCTGTCGTCGGACCGGACCTCCTGCCCTCCCTCGCTCCCCTGCTCCATGCCTGGCTGCCCGGCCAGCGCTGGTTCGCGGGCAAGGGGCAGCCGGTCACCCGGTTCTCGCTCGTCTCGGCGACCGAGATACTGCCGGTGAGTACGTCCGGCACCGGTCCCGGACTCCTCCATCTGCTGGTCAGGGCCCATCAGCCCGGTCTGCCCGCGACGGCGCCGGGCGACTGCTATCAACTGCTGCTCGGGGTGCGGACCACGCTGCCGCCCCTGCTCGCCCCCGCCCTCATCGGCCGGATCCAGGAAGGTCCGCTGGCCGGCCGCGTCGTCTACGAGGGCCTGCACGACCCACGTGTCGCCGAACTTCTGCTGGAACGGTTCCGCCGTCCCGGCCCCCTCGGCCCGCTCCGCTTCGACCGGGGTGCCGCCGCGATCCCCGCCGGGCTCGCTCCCCGGGTGCTCGACGCCGAGCAGTCCAACTCCTCGCTCGTCTACGGCGACGCCTTCATCCTCAAGATCTTCCGCCGGGTCTTCCCGGGCACGAACCCCGATCTGGAGCTGCCGCTCGCGCTCACCCGCGAAGGCTGCGGGCGGGTGCCCGCCCCGGTCGCCTGGTTCGAGGCCACCACTCCGCAGCCGGTCACGCTCGGTGTCCTGCAGCCGTTCCTGCACGGCGCGCGGGACGGCTGGCAGCTCGCCCTCGGCGCACTCGCCGCGGGCCACGACTTCGTGCCGGAGGCCCGTGCGCTGGGACGGGCCACCGCCGAGGTGCACATCGCGCTGGCCGCGGCGCTCCCGACGCCCGCGCTGCGCCGCTCGCAGACCAGGCATCTCGTCGCCGGGATGACGGAGCGTCTGGAGGCCGCCGCCCAGGCGGTCCCGGCCCTCGTGCCGTACGTGTCCGGGCTGCGCGCCGCCTTCGACGCCGTCGCCGCGGTCGGTGACCGGGCCAGCGGCTGGGCGGCCCAGCGGGTCCACGGCGACCTGCATCTCGGTCAGACGCTGTGCGGCGAGGACGGTTTCTGGTCGCTGATCGACTTCGAGGGGGAGCCCGCCAGGCCCCTTCCGGAACGCCGCCGTCCGCAGCCGCCGGTGCGCGACGTCGCGGGCATGCTGCGCTCCTTCGACTACGCGGCACGCTCGCACCGCCCGTGGAACGCCGAGTGGGCGGCGCGCTGCCGCGCCGCGTACTGCGAGGGGTACGCGCAGGCCGCGGGCTCCGATCCGCGCAGCGAACCGGAACTGCTGCGCGCCTACGAGACCGACAAAGCGGTGTACGAGGTGCTGTACGAGGCACGGAACCGGCCCGACTGGCTGCCGGTCCCGATGGCCGCGATCCAGCGCCTGGCCACGGCGACCGACTGA